The Microcystis aeruginosa NIES-843 sequence CATCCGCCCTGGGCCTTATTCTCTCGCCAGAGGCTTTCCTGGTTGGTTTCCCCCAATGCCGTTACATAGGCGGGAGTGCCGCTATTTTCAGCCATAGCCAAGCCATTGAGGTGGCAGCGGTCTCCGGGGACTAACTCGGTAATAAAAGGCGGTTTCCACTGGGGGAGAAAACTCCAATTTCCTTCGATGGTTGCCAGACAGTTAAATAGGGTATTGACCACCCAAAGGCGATTACTGCCAAAGGCCAAATCATGACCCATAATCGGGCCGGTGAGGTGAGAGGAGCGGGCCAAAAAGGCGATATCCTGTTCCCCTTCGGGTTTAATCTGGGGGGCAATCTCTCGATTAGCGGGTAAATTCCAAATTGCCTGACGAGCGCCCACAGCAATTCCGGTAGCAGTTCGGGTTAAACCCATTGCTTGGTCAAAATGGGCGAAACTCACCCGCATTTGTCCTTGATAAGTGCCAATGCTGGCCACTCGTCCCGCTTGGTAGGTGGAAATCAACACCGACAAGTCAAACTGGTTGAGTAATTCCGGCAGATTGAGGCTGTACTCATAATTTACCGGCACTGCTTGGCGCTGAGATGGACTCGCTGCTGGCTCCTGAGTATCTGAAAACTGGTTAGTCTTGGGCGGCAAGCTGTCCATAGAGTTTCTTTGGTATAGATTAGAATCAATTTTAATAATTGATTTTTGTTTATGGTTTATTATGGTTTCAGTTGGCATTAATGGGCTTTATTATAGACAAATTAATCAATATTATTTATAAACTTTTCTTAACTTTTTTTGTATCAAATTTACTTGAACGGTAGTATTAAATACTTATGATTGAGTTTGTGTAAAACACTTTTGCAATTATGGGATTTTAGGATTGACCAGATCTAGCTAAGAATTTAGCTTAAGCCTATTCTTTTGGATATAAACTTGATTCTAGAAAAACTATTGGTAATCAGAAAATGCTGACTTCATCGCCTCCCAATCTCTCGCAACTTGCCCTTTTATTTCTCAAAATCGGCATTATCGGTTTTGGTGGTCCGGCTGCCCATATCGCTTTAATGGAGGAAGAAGTGGTTAAGCGTCGCGGTTGGATGACTAAGGAGCGATTTCTCGATTTGGTGGGGGCAACTAATCTGATTCCTGGTCCTAATTCCACGGAAATGGCCATTCATATCGGTTATATTTTTGGGGGTTTAGCGGGTTTAATAATCACGGGGGTTTGTTTTATTACTCCTGCGGTGTTAATTACGGGTTTTCTAGCTTGGATTTATACTACCTACGGGACTTTACCGGATGTGGCCCCGATTTTTGCGGGGATTAAACCGGTAGTAATTGCGGTGATTTTTCAGGCACTCTGGCGCTTAGGCAAAAAGGCACTGAAAACCCGTCAATTACTCTTCATCGGATTGGGAGTTATCGGATTATTAATCTTAGGTTTAAATGAAGTTATCGCTTTACTGTTAGGCGGAATTATCGGGATGTTTATCCTAAAAAAATTCGCTACCTTTCCCCTGATTGTGGCAGGAATAGGCGGTGCGACGGCGGTTGCTACTCCTAGCAACATCCCACCGACATTAACAGGATTAGGGCTATTTTTTCTCAAGGTGGGTAGTGTTTTATTTGGTAGTGGTTATGTGTTAGTTGCCTTTTTAGAAGGGGATTTAGTGCAGGGGAAAGGATGGTTAACCCAGCAACAATTATTAGATGCTATTGCCGTGGGTCAATTTACCCCCGGTCCAGTGTTATCCACAGCCACTTTTATTGGTTATCAAATATTAGGAGTATCGGGGGCAATTGTGGCGACTCTAGCGATTTTCTTTCCCTCTTTTATCTTTGTTTTATTACTTAATCCCCTCATTCCTAAGCTGAGAGAATCGGTTTGGGCAGGGGCTTTTTTAGATGCGATTAATGCTAGTGCTGTGGCTTTAATGGTAGCAGTTATTTTTAATTTAGCTCTAGCTACTTGGTTACAACCCTACGGGAATTTGCCTTTTAATTTATTGGCTATCATTCTATCTCTTATCTCCGCTATTCTTTTACTACGTTTTCAGGTTAATTCTACTTGGTTAATTCTTGCTGGCGCGCTTATTGGTTTGCTCTTAAAACAATTAGGTTAGGGGGAAATAATGCCCCAAACTAACCTATATTTTCCTTAAACTTTTGCCATTGATGTAGTTGGTTCTCTGAGCTTTTCTACCCAGTTATAAATCTGATCGCGGTCTAGTCGATAGCTGAGGGGATGGGCGATTAATCGAGCGCTACTAGCAAATAATTCGTCAATTTCTACTAAACCATTTTCCCGTAAAGTTCGACCGGTGGAAACTAGGTCAACTATCGCTTCTGACATCCCCGTAATCGGGCCTAATTCTACGGAACCATAGAGAGGTATAATCTCGACGGGAATATCTAAACGACGAAAATAATCCTTAGCACAATTGACAAATTTTGAGGCAACTTTACCGTGATGGGGAATATCTAAGGGACTTTGATAGGGACTATCAGCAGGGACAGCTACCGACATCCGACAGTAACCAAATTTTAGGTCAATTAAATTAGCCACATCGGGAGATTTTTCTAATAAAACATCATAACCGGCGATGCCTAATTGTGCCTGACCGTATTCTACATAAACTGGTACATCTGTTGCTCTTACTAATAACGCTTTCGCTTGGTTAGTGGGGTCGGTAATCTGTAATTGGCGATTTTTTGAGTCAAGAAAGGCACTAAAATCTAAGCCAATTTTCTGAAATATTTGGATACTTTCGTTTAGTAAAGCACCCTTCGGTAAGGCAATTGTTAGCATAGAGGGAATTATGAATTGGGAAGTGGGGTGTGGGGTGTGGGGTGTAGGGTGTGGGGTGTAGGGTGTGGGGTGTAGGGTGTAGGGTGTAGGGTGTGGGGTGTGGGGAGAATAAATAAAAAATAATCTCCTGACTCCTGAATCCTGAATCCTGAATCCTGAATCCTGTCTCCTAACAGCTAAAATCATAACTGATAACCGAGATGGCAGTCAGTTCTCTAATGACCACATCAGCTAATTGTAAATCTTGATGGGTTTCCGGTTGCCAACTAATTGCGATCGCTGCTGCTGATTTTGCCTGTTTAGCCATTTCCCAATCGGCCCTAGTGTCCCCCACCATCAGGGTTTTGTCCACTGCGATCCCCAAAGCTTGACAGGTTTCTTGCAATAATAGGGGATCGGGTTTACTTAAACCTCGATCGCAGCCCTGGGCAATTTTAATATAATTTAATAGGCCATTTTCCTTGACAAATTGCTCCACTCGTGCTGTGGTATCGGAGGAAAGAATCGCTAATTGTAACCCGGCCGCGTGCAGATAACGAATTACTTCTAAACATTGGGGATAGAGGGGATTGAAGCGGGGGGGAACCTTTTCATCGGCCGCTTGGAAGGCCGCTTTTGCGATCGCCATTGCCGTTAACCAATCCCGGCCGGTGGAAGCAATACAACCGGCAGCGGCGATATGATTATCTCTGCGGCTGCCCACTGCCATTAAACCGGCAGGATTGAGACTATTTGCCCCAATACCGAAAGTTTTAGTTAATAAAGACTCTAAACCAGGGATTTGCGATTCAATGGCTTGTATCCGGGCTATAGCTCGATCGTACCAGAAAGCCCGCGAATCCTCTAGCGTACCGTCCTTATCAAAAACAATCCCTTGAATATCTCTAAATTCTCGATTACCACAGCGAATTATCGACAAATAAACCCCCTTATTTTTATTGAATGTCAGCCATCATTTTAGCTCTCAGGAGACAGGATTCAGGAGATAGGAGACAGGAGATTATTTCTATTTATTCTCCCCATCCCCCCACTTCCCTACTTCCCACTTCCCTACACCCCACACCCCACTACCCCACACCCCACACCCCACTACCCCACACCCCACACCCCACTACCCCACTACCCCACTACCCTACACCCCACACCCCACTACCCTACACCCCACACCCCACTTTCCTATACCTTTTAAACAGGATTTAGTATTATTCCTCAAAAGCGGCTTTTTGCTGACGGACTAAATCGACACCGCGGGAAGTTCCCAGACGGGTGGCCCCGGCCCGGATAAGAGCGATCGCTTGTTCTAGGGTGCGAATTCCGCCGGATGCTTTAATTCCTACCCGGCCTTTGCTAATTTCCTTGAGAAACTTCACATCGCTAACCGTTGCACCTCCAAACCAGCCGGTACTGGTTTTTAGATAACTGACTCCTGCATCCATGCAAATTTCCGCCGCTAAGCGTTTCTCGGTGTCCGTCAGTTGCGAGGTTTCCAGAATCGCTTTTACCGTCTGGCCAGTTTCCTGACAAATACTAGCAATTTCTTGGAATAATTGCTCAGATTTCCCATCTTTTAGCCAACCGAGATTAATAACCACATCTAACTCCTTGGCACCATTATCTACGGCTTCTAAAGCCTCATAACGTTTAACTGCGGAGGTAGTGGCCCCCGCGGGAAAACCAATCACGGTAGAAACTAAAGTTTTTTTGCCGTGGAGTAACTGCACCGCTTGCTTAACGGCAGCGGGATAAACGCAGACGGTGGGAAAACGATATTGTTCGGCCTGTTGACAGTAAGCCTCTAATTGTTCACTGGTGGCGGTGGGGATGAGGAGAGAATGGTCGATATATTGTGCTAAATCTAGATCAGAATCGGTGATAGCCATTATCTAAGCCTCAATATAGTCAATCGATCGCTATTTTCTCATTTTATGGAAATCGCACAGCAAAGTCATCTCTCGTTAACCTAGAAATTCAGAGACTAGCAAAAATCCAGTAACCTAGGAAGAAACCGTCACAAGTGAAGACTAGGAGACAATAGACCTATGTTAGAAGCGTATCATCAGCACGTTGCCGACCGAGCGAAATTAGGTATCCCTCCCCTTCCCCTCAACGCTCAACAAACGGCGGAATTATGCGAAATACTCAAAAATCCGTCCGAAGAACTCAAAGGAGAATTGCTGACCCTGCTGCGTGACCGTGTTCCCCCCGGAGTTGATGAAGCGGCCTACGTTAAAGCGGGATTTTTAACAGGAATTGCCAAAGGTGAAATAAAATCTAGCGTTATCTCCGCTCAGGGTGCGGTTAGCTTACTGGGAACCATGGTAGGTGGTTAT is a genomic window containing:
- a CDS encoding HAD family hydrolase encodes the protein MSIIRCGNREFRDIQGIVFDKDGTLEDSRAFWYDRAIARIQAIESQIPGLESLLTKTFGIGANSLNPAGLMAVGSRRDNHIAAAGCIASTGRDWLTAMAIAKAAFQAADEKVPPRFNPLYPQCLEVIRYLHAAGLQLAILSSDTTARVEQFVKENGLLNYIKIAQGCDRGLSKPDPLLLQETCQALGIAVDKTLMVGDTRADWEMAKQAKSAAAIAISWQPETHQDLQLADVVIRELTAISVISYDFSC
- the chrA gene encoding chromate efflux transporter; the protein is MLTSSPPNLSQLALLFLKIGIIGFGGPAAHIALMEEEVVKRRGWMTKERFLDLVGATNLIPGPNSTEMAIHIGYIFGGLAGLIITGVCFITPAVLITGFLAWIYTTYGTLPDVAPIFAGIKPVVIAVIFQALWRLGKKALKTRQLLFIGLGVIGLLILGLNEVIALLLGGIIGMFILKKFATFPLIVAGIGGATAVATPSNIPPTLTGLGLFFLKVGSVLFGSGYVLVAFLEGDLVQGKGWLTQQQLLDAIAVGQFTPGPVLSTATFIGYQILGVSGAIVATLAIFFPSFIFVLLLNPLIPKLRESVWAGAFLDAINASAVALMVAVIFNLALATWLQPYGNLPFNLLAIILSLISAILLLRFQVNSTWLILAGALIGLLLKQLG
- the hisG gene encoding ATP phosphoribosyltransferase is translated as MLTIALPKGALLNESIQIFQKIGLDFSAFLDSKNRQLQITDPTNQAKALLVRATDVPVYVEYGQAQLGIAGYDVLLEKSPDVANLIDLKFGYCRMSVAVPADSPYQSPLDIPHHGKVASKFVNCAKDYFRRLDIPVEIIPLYGSVELGPITGMSEAIVDLVSTGRTLRENGLVEIDELFASSARLIAHPLSYRLDRDQIYNWVEKLREPTTSMAKV
- a CDS encoding TIGR03032 family protein, which encodes MDSLPPKTNQFSDTQEPAASPSQRQAVPVNYEYSLNLPELLNQFDLSVLISTYQAGRVASIGTYQGQMRVSFAHFDQAMGLTRTATGIAVGARQAIWNLPANREIAPQIKPEGEQDIAFLARSSHLTGPIMGHDLAFGSNRLWVVNTLFNCLATIEGNWSFLPQWKPPFITELVPGDRCHLNGLAMAENSGTPAYVTALGETNQESLWRENKAQGGCLIDVARGEVILRGLAMPHSPRLYQGNLYFLNSGYGTLNRWHPQTGSTEIIAELPGFTRGLDCWEGHAFVGLSQVRETAVFGGLPLDERRNQLRCGLAIVNLATSQLGATFWFNSGVEEVFAVSVLPGYRNPALIGPDTDLDGTQSVWMVPSLIV
- the deoC gene encoding deoxyribose-phosphate aldolase, which encodes MAITDSDLDLAQYIDHSLLIPTATSEQLEAYCQQAEQYRFPTVCVYPAAVKQAVQLLHGKKTLVSTVIGFPAGATTSAVKRYEALEAVDNGAKELDVVINLGWLKDGKSEQLFQEIASICQETGQTVKAILETSQLTDTEKRLAAEICMDAGVSYLKTSTGWFGGATVSDVKFLKEISKGRVGIKASGGIRTLEQAIALIRAGATRLGTSRGVDLVRQQKAAFEE